From a region of the Candidatus Sulfotelmatobacter sp. genome:
- a CDS encoding XdhC family protein: protein MTDVLDAIERWRGEGQRVAIATVVGVERSAPRDPGSALAVNERGEVAGSVSGGCVESAVYEEAQDAIATGRPRLVTYGISDADAISVGLTCGGTIHVFVERLDW from the coding sequence ATGACCGACGTGCTGGACGCGATCGAGCGCTGGCGAGGGGAAGGCCAGCGGGTCGCGATCGCGACCGTCGTCGGGGTCGAGCGCTCCGCGCCGCGCGATCCCGGCTCGGCGCTGGCCGTCAACGAGCGCGGCGAGGTCGCCGGCTCGGTCAGCGGCGGGTGCGTCGAGTCGGCCGTCTACGAAGAGGCGCAGGACGCGATCGCGACCGGCCGCCCGCGCCTGGTGACCTACGGCATCAGCGACGCCGACGCGATCTCGGTCGGATTGACCTGCGGCGGCACCATCCACGTCTTCGTCGAACGGTTGGACTGGTGA
- a CDS encoding XdhC/CoxI family protein: protein MIFDRFAAALRTDTPVALVTRLDGEHAGAKLLVFKDEVFGDLGTRGLNEAAVAEARAQLALGQNTLRSFGEDGEPIGMEVRVFIAAYAPAPSMYIFGAIDFSRAMARIGKYLGYRVVVVDARPIFATKQRIPDADEIVVAWPDEYLRGARVDERSALIVLTHDVKFDIPLLEVAVRTSAGYIGAMGSRRTHANRLAALRAAGIGEADIARVSAPIGLDIGARTPEETAISIAAEIVALREGRSGGRLSEGSLPVHVPRSTVSLS, encoded by the coding sequence GTGATCTTCGACCGCTTCGCGGCCGCGCTGCGCACCGACACGCCGGTCGCGCTGGTCACGCGGTTGGACGGCGAGCACGCCGGCGCCAAGCTACTCGTCTTCAAGGACGAGGTGTTCGGCGATCTGGGGACCAGGGGGCTGAACGAAGCGGCCGTCGCCGAAGCGCGCGCCCAGCTCGCGCTGGGGCAGAACACGCTGCGCAGCTTCGGCGAGGACGGCGAGCCGATCGGCATGGAGGTGCGCGTCTTCATCGCCGCCTACGCGCCGGCACCGAGCATGTACATCTTCGGCGCGATCGACTTCTCGCGCGCGATGGCGCGCATCGGCAAATACCTGGGCTATCGCGTCGTCGTCGTCGACGCCCGGCCGATCTTCGCCACCAAGCAGCGCATCCCGGACGCCGACGAGATCGTCGTCGCGTGGCCCGACGAGTACCTGCGCGGCGCGCGCGTCGACGAACGCAGCGCGCTGATCGTGCTCACGCACGACGTCAAGTTCGACATCCCGCTGCTGGAGGTCGCCGTGCGCACCAGCGCCGGCTACATCGGTGCCATGGGCAGCCGCCGCACCCACGCCAACCGGCTCGCAGCGCTGCGCGCGGCCGGGATCGGCGAAGCCGACATCGCGCGCGTCAGCGCGCCGATCGGCCTGGACATCGGGGCGCGCACGCCGGAAGAGACCGCGATCTCGATCGCCGCCGAGATCGTCGCCCTGCGCGAGGGTCGCAGCGGCGGCCGCCTCTCCGAAGGGAGTTTGCCCGTGCACGTCCCGCGCTCGACGGTCAGCCTGTCATGA
- a CDS encoding PQQ-dependent dehydrogenase, methanol/ethanol family, which translates to MIAGALLVPAGSALAQTTSGDGATWPVYARTLSGHRYSPLTQISTANVNTLGTAWKNVLGPPIGMEATPIVIHGVMFVTTGKSAVYALDAKTGKKLWSYVYPLSPAAFPHSCCNYDNRGVTPFGNTVVMGTLDAHLVALDQKTGKVVWNTTVANVNDAYTITSPPLPVKNMLITGVGGGEFPTRCFIAAYDGATGKLLWKHYTIPSKGEPGYDTWGIPGNAERGGGATWLPGAYDAKTNTLYWGVGNPNPDWDPNGIKGSLLYTSSMLALNADTGAMKWYYQFTPHNFYDYDAVGQPVLADIPIAGKRVPALVQADRNGYLYVLNRHTGKLVYAVQYLDKVNWASVSRDGVITINRQQLATAKAHKPFALYPAVIGGANWEPPAYDPVHHLLFVPALESWQTVTPEKTVDLHPKKGALNFGGLPGGPGAFAGSISAWDLTTGTKVWKHHFRSPAFGGALATKGGLVFVGEMDGKLDAFDELTGKELWSAPTGSGITAPPISYLLGGKQYIAVSVGQGGVFPLVFLPFTPWLKNVPPTSAVFTYALPATTASAQ; encoded by the coding sequence GTGATCGCCGGCGCGCTGCTCGTCCCCGCCGGCAGCGCGCTCGCGCAGACCACCAGCGGCGACGGCGCCACCTGGCCGGTCTACGCCCGCACGCTCTCGGGCCACCGCTATAGTCCGCTCACCCAGATCTCGACCGCGAACGTCAACACGCTCGGAACGGCGTGGAAGAACGTCTTGGGTCCGCCGATCGGCATGGAAGCCACGCCGATCGTCATCCACGGCGTGATGTTCGTGACGACCGGCAAATCCGCCGTCTACGCGCTCGACGCGAAGACCGGCAAGAAGCTGTGGAGCTACGTCTATCCGCTCTCGCCGGCCGCGTTCCCGCACTCGTGCTGCAACTACGACAACCGCGGCGTGACGCCGTTCGGCAACACCGTCGTGATGGGCACGCTCGACGCGCATCTGGTCGCACTCGACCAGAAGACCGGCAAGGTCGTGTGGAACACGACGGTCGCCAACGTCAACGACGCCTACACGATCACCAGCCCACCGCTGCCGGTCAAGAACATGCTGATCACCGGCGTCGGCGGCGGTGAGTTCCCGACCCGCTGCTTCATCGCGGCGTACGACGGCGCGACCGGCAAGCTGCTCTGGAAGCACTACACGATCCCGTCCAAGGGCGAGCCGGGCTACGACACCTGGGGTATCCCGGGCAACGCGGAACGCGGCGGCGGCGCGACCTGGCTGCCGGGCGCGTACGACGCCAAGACGAACACCCTCTACTGGGGCGTGGGCAATCCGAATCCCGACTGGGATCCCAACGGCATCAAGGGTTCGCTGCTCTACACCAGCTCGATGCTGGCGCTCAACGCCGACACCGGCGCGATGAAGTGGTACTACCAGTTCACCCCGCACAACTTCTACGACTACGATGCGGTCGGGCAACCGGTGCTGGCCGACATTCCGATCGCCGGCAAGCGGGTTCCCGCGCTGGTGCAAGCCGATCGCAACGGCTACCTCTACGTGCTCAACCGCCATACCGGCAAGCTGGTGTACGCGGTGCAGTACCTGGACAAGGTCAACTGGGCCAGCGTCTCGCGCGACGGCGTCATCACCATCAACCGGCAACAGCTCGCGACCGCGAAGGCGCACAAGCCGTTCGCGCTCTACCCGGCCGTGATCGGCGGCGCGAACTGGGAGCCGCCCGCATACGATCCGGTCCATCACCTGTTGTTCGTTCCGGCCCTGGAGAGCTGGCAGACGGTCACGCCCGAGAAGACCGTCGACTTGCACCCGAAGAAAGGCGCGCTGAACTTCGGCGGCCTGCCGGGCGGACCGGGCGCGTTCGCCGGCAGCATCTCGGCCTGGGATCTGACCACCGGCACGAAGGTGTGGAAACACCACTTCCGCTCGCCGGCGTTCGGCGGCGCGCTCGCCACGAAGGGCGGGCTCGTCTTCGTCGGCGAGATGGACGGCAAGCTCGACGCGTTCGACGAGCTAACCGGCAAGGAGCTGTGGTCGGCGCCGACCGGCAGCGGCATCACCGCTCCGCCGATCAGCTACCTGCTCGGCGGCAAGCAGTACATCGCGGTATCGGTCGGACAGGGCGGCGTCTTCCCGCTCGTCTTCCTGCCGTTCACCCCGTGGCTGAAGAACGTTCCGCCGACCTCGGCCGTCTTCACCTACGCACTGCCCGCGACCACCGCGTCGGCGCAGTAA
- a CDS encoding c-type cytochrome, giving the protein MHRSFVPLTALGAVLLSAAALAATPAPAPYTAAQAAQGAKLFAARCSTCHGAQLQGVSAPSLLSANVAGSPSASEVYAVLSTQMPADAPGSLKPASYAAIMAFLLKANHHPASGTSPLTDAKAKALTLPY; this is encoded by the coding sequence GTGCATCGCTCGTTCGTGCCCCTGACGGCGCTGGGCGCCGTCCTGCTCTCGGCCGCCGCGCTCGCCGCGACGCCCGCGCCCGCTCCGTACACGGCCGCGCAAGCGGCGCAGGGTGCCAAACTGTTCGCCGCCCGCTGCAGCACGTGTCACGGCGCCCAACTGCAAGGTGTGAGCGCACCCTCACTGCTGAGCGCGAACGTGGCCGGGTCCCCGAGCGCGTCCGAAGTGTACGCCGTCCTTTCGACCCAGATGCCGGCCGACGCGCCGGGTTCACTCAAACCGGCGTCATACGCGGCGATCATGGCGTTCTTGCTGAAGGCGAACCACCATCCGGCGAGCGGCACCTCGCCGCTCACGGACGCAAAAGCGAAGGCGCTCACGTTGCCGTACTAG
- a CDS encoding SRPBCC family protein, whose translation MIIDDSFDVDAPVDKVWPLLKDVTKVASCIPNAKITDVVDDKTYKATVKVKAGPVAVDYGATIYVEEFDEATHTARLRVQGNESRGRGGVKASVVSQATDTGGKTHVTLHTDAQISGIVATVGGRLIEGVAKKTVAEFAANLAKLL comes from the coding sequence ATGATCATCGACGACTCGTTCGACGTCGATGCCCCGGTCGACAAAGTTTGGCCGCTGCTCAAGGACGTCACCAAGGTCGCGAGCTGCATCCCCAACGCCAAGATCACCGACGTCGTCGACGACAAGACGTACAAGGCGACGGTCAAGGTCAAGGCGGGCCCGGTCGCGGTCGACTACGGCGCGACGATCTACGTCGAGGAGTTCGACGAGGCGACGCACACCGCACGCTTGCGCGTGCAGGGCAATGAGTCGCGGGGGCGCGGCGGCGTCAAGGCCAGCGTCGTCTCGCAGGCGACCGACACCGGCGGGAAAACGCACGTCACCCTGCACACCGACGCGCAGATCAGCGGCATCGTGGCGACGGTCGGCGGCCGCCTCATCGAGGGCGTCGCCAAGAAGACCGTCGCCGAGTTCGCCGCCAACTTGGCGAAGCTGCTCTAA